A part of Penaeus chinensis breed Huanghai No. 1 chromosome 6, ASM1920278v2, whole genome shotgun sequence genomic DNA contains:
- the LOC125026321 gene encoding probable Bax inhibitor 1, producing the protein MAGLSFERFSRGLTENLETPVRTHLKNVYATFTLATIAATAGGYAHMFSTLIGAGLLTGLGAIGALIWLTITPYDGKNQLQRLSLLGAFAFLTGCNLGPLLNLAVMVNPTLVLQALLGTSVVFACFSLSALYAPRGHYLYLGGTLMSALSTLFWLSMLNFFFGSRLLFQANLYIGLAVMCGFIVYDTQLIVEKARRGDKDYVMHSVELFIDFVAVFKRLLIILTDKEAQSKRKNRD; encoded by the exons ATGGCTGGACTTAGCTTTGAGAGGTTTTCTCGGGGTCTTACGGAGAACCT AGAGACTCCAGTAAGGACACACTTGAAAAATGTGTATGCTACTTTCACGCTGGCTACCATAGCAGCAACTGCTGGTGGCTATGCCCACATGTTCAGCACACTCATTGGTGCTGGTCTCCTCACCGGTCTGGGTGCCATTGGGGCACTCATATGGCTCACGATCACACCATACGATGGCAAGAACCAGCTGCAGCGACTTTCTCTCCTTGGCGCCTTTGCCTTCCTGACTGGCTGTAACCTTGGCCCCTTGCTGAATCTGGCTGTGATGGTCAACCCCACTCTG GTATTGCAAGCTCTGCTCGGCACAAGTGTGGTATTTGCCTGCTTCTCCCTGTCAGCTCTCTATGCTCCTCGTGGCCATTACCTCTACCTTGGAGGTACACTGATGTCAGCCTTGTCCACTCTCTTCTGGCTCTCCATGCTGAACTTCTTCTTTGGCTCTCGACTCCTCTTCCAG GCAAATTTGTACATTGGGCTTGCAGTCATGTGTGGCTTCATAGTTTATGACACTCAGCTCATTGTTGAGAAAGCACGACGAGGAGACAAGGACTATGTGATGCACAGTGTTGAGCTGTTCATTGACTTCGTTGCAGTGTTCAAGCGCCTTCTCATTATCCTCACAGACAAG GAGGcacagagcaagaggaagaaccgTGATTAA